From a region of the Halomonas sp. HL-93 genome:
- the cobN gene encoding cobaltochelatase subunit CobN, which produces MHLFAAKPGGFVDDEGIVDLQQSPADVVILSAADSNLSALAQAIDRLGERYPSVRLANWMNLVKPAAYDLYEDRVLEKAQLVVVSMLGGQAYWQYGYERLLAWRNAKPGRQLILVPGCDAPDDALLEASSVDYDSAYRVWRYLREGGVDNAEQLLRYLGSECLEMPTIWKEPKVVPAAVIYAPSDAASQTGRQVMSLSEWRANQRPERPVCLLLFYRSHLQGANTLVVDGMIEALKGQGLEPLAIAVASLKEADCIAFINHLIEQTGAMLVVNTTSFSINRNSDDTHPLGGAIPESVFVGQPVILQAILSSSTVEDWQASAAGLRSRDVAMQIVLPEMDGRVITRAVGFKAEALYNERSQLSVTHHALHPERAEFVAKLARRFCHLRTIPNHAKRLALVLANYPNRDGRIGNGVGLDTPASTLQILTALQTAGYPVSDLPDSGDDLIRLLQGAVTNDRNVIDQRMCWQSISVDDYLAWFQTLPAELQETVWTRWGAPADDPKCRQGRLMISGIRLGETFVGIQPERDFIEDLTQSYHDMQLAPPHSYLAFYFWLREHYQVEAVIHVGKHGNLEWLPGKSSALSADCWPDIALGPVPHFYPFIVNDPGEGAQAKRRSQAVIIDHLMPPLARAELYGDMARLEALTDEYYQALDMDPRREALIREQILAHLRETGIDQELTKAVDSQDEALILNELDTFLCDIKESQIRHGLHILGTLPPQDKVVGTLVALLRLPRGESIAQRGLLHNLADDLALQGESQTPFDPLKADAEPWMGPRPSVLRELDSAAWRSGNDTRERLEALAHQLVEDYVIAPGSLETLAANYPATAEQLRYARDQLWMALQQSAKLEISSLLDGLSGLFVPPGPSGAPSRGRLDTLPTGRNFFSVDNRSIPSPAAWTLGEKSAQAFVERYLQDNGDYPRRLGLSIWGTATMRTGGDDIAQAFALMGVRPIWSLGSQRVIDIEVIPSMLLNRPRVDVTLRVSGFFRDAFPNVIRLFDAAVQAVASYAEPGNSNTIRDAVMARQQVLENQGLSPEMAAQQAGYRIFGSKPGEYGTGLNRLIDNGAWENADDLAQAYLDNGAYAYGQFAESGTAAPDAFEQQLKGLEAVMQNQDNREHDILDSNSYYAFQGGMANASRSLSGKTPAIYHADHANPAQPKIRTLKEELAKVIRSRVLNPKWINAMREHGYKGGFEMAATVDYLFAYDATTDLVADYQYAQVTDALVLDDANQQFLREHNPSALEEMAERLLEAAQRGMWQAPGEQGDALKDLLLDMDEAKEVAADVG; this is translated from the coding sequence ATGCACCTTTTTGCCGCCAAACCCGGCGGCTTTGTTGATGATGAAGGCATTGTCGATCTTCAACAAAGCCCCGCGGATGTCGTGATTCTCTCGGCCGCCGACAGCAACCTCTCGGCCCTGGCCCAGGCGATCGATCGCCTGGGCGAGCGCTATCCGTCGGTGCGTCTGGCCAACTGGATGAACCTGGTCAAGCCCGCCGCCTACGACCTCTATGAGGATCGGGTGCTGGAAAAGGCGCAGTTGGTGGTCGTGTCGATGCTGGGCGGCCAGGCCTACTGGCAATACGGCTACGAACGCCTGTTGGCCTGGCGGAATGCCAAGCCCGGCCGCCAACTGATTCTGGTGCCGGGCTGCGACGCCCCGGACGATGCGCTGCTGGAAGCCTCGAGCGTCGACTATGACAGCGCCTACCGGGTGTGGCGCTACCTGCGCGAAGGCGGCGTGGATAACGCCGAACAGCTGCTGCGCTACCTGGGCAGCGAATGTCTTGAAATGCCTACCATCTGGAAGGAACCCAAGGTGGTGCCCGCGGCGGTGATCTATGCGCCAAGCGATGCCGCAAGCCAGACGGGGCGCCAAGTGATGAGTCTGAGCGAATGGCGGGCCAACCAGCGGCCGGAGCGGCCAGTGTGTTTGCTGCTGTTCTACCGCAGCCATTTGCAGGGAGCCAATACCCTGGTCGTCGACGGCATGATCGAGGCGCTTAAAGGGCAGGGGCTCGAGCCACTCGCCATCGCCGTTGCCTCCTTGAAAGAGGCCGACTGCATCGCGTTTATCAACCACCTCATCGAGCAGACCGGCGCCATGCTGGTGGTCAATACCACCAGCTTCTCGATCAACCGCAATTCCGATGACACCCACCCGCTGGGCGGCGCGATTCCCGAGAGCGTCTTCGTCGGCCAGCCGGTGATCCTGCAGGCGATCCTTTCCAGCAGCACCGTTGAGGACTGGCAGGCCTCAGCCGCCGGGCTGAGAAGCCGGGATGTGGCGATGCAGATTGTACTGCCCGAAATGGATGGCCGGGTGATCACCCGGGCGGTGGGCTTCAAGGCGGAAGCGCTTTATAACGAGCGCAGCCAGCTATCGGTAACCCACCATGCCCTGCACCCGGAGCGTGCTGAGTTTGTCGCCAAGCTGGCGCGCCGGTTCTGCCACCTGCGCACCATCCCCAATCACGCCAAACGGCTAGCGCTGGTGCTGGCGAATTACCCCAACCGCGATGGCCGGATTGGCAACGGCGTGGGGCTGGATACGCCCGCCTCGACGCTGCAGATATTAACTGCGCTGCAAACCGCGGGTTACCCGGTCAGCGATCTGCCCGACAGTGGCGATGACCTGATTCGCCTGCTGCAGGGGGCGGTGACCAACGACCGCAACGTCATCGACCAGCGCATGTGCTGGCAAAGCATTAGCGTTGACGACTACCTGGCCTGGTTCCAAACTCTGCCCGCCGAACTCCAGGAAACGGTATGGACGCGCTGGGGCGCGCCCGCTGATGACCCCAAATGCCGCCAGGGGCGTCTGATGATCTCGGGGATCCGGCTGGGGGAGACCTTCGTGGGTATCCAGCCCGAGCGCGACTTCATCGAGGACCTGACCCAGTCCTACCACGATATGCAGCTGGCACCGCCGCACAGCTACCTGGCGTTCTACTTTTGGCTGCGCGAGCACTACCAGGTGGAAGCGGTGATTCACGTGGGCAAGCACGGCAACCTTGAGTGGCTGCCGGGCAAAAGCAGCGCCTTGAGCGCCGACTGCTGGCCGGATATCGCGCTGGGCCCGGTGCCGCATTTCTACCCGTTTATCGTCAACGACCCGGGCGAGGGCGCTCAGGCCAAGCGGCGCAGCCAGGCGGTGATTATCGACCACCTGATGCCGCCGCTGGCCCGCGCTGAGCTGTATGGCGATATGGCCCGGCTGGAAGCGCTTACCGACGAATATTACCAGGCGCTGGATATGGATCCCCGGCGCGAGGCGTTAATCCGCGAGCAGATTTTGGCGCACCTGCGCGAGACCGGCATCGACCAGGAACTGACCAAAGCGGTCGACAGCCAGGATGAAGCGCTGATCCTGAACGAGCTGGATACCTTCTTATGCGACATCAAGGAATCGCAGATTCGTCACGGTTTGCACATTCTCGGCACGCTGCCGCCCCAGGATAAAGTGGTCGGTACTTTGGTCGCCCTGCTGCGCTTGCCCAGGGGGGAAAGCATTGCCCAGCGCGGCCTGCTGCATAACCTGGCCGATGACCTGGCCCTGCAGGGCGAAAGCCAGACGCCCTTTGACCCGCTGAAGGCCGACGCCGAGCCCTGGATGGGGCCTCGGCCGAGCGTGCTGCGCGAGCTGGATAGTGCCGCCTGGCGCAGCGGCAACGACACCCGCGAGCGGCTGGAAGCGCTGGCCCACCAACTGGTCGAGGATTACGTGATCGCGCCGGGCAGCCTGGAGACGTTGGCCGCCAATTATCCCGCCACCGCCGAGCAGCTGCGCTACGCCCGGGATCAGCTGTGGATGGCGCTTCAGCAGAGCGCTAAGCTTGAAATCAGCTCGCTGCTTGACGGGCTTAGCGGCCTGTTTGTGCCGCCGGGGCCCAGCGGCGCGCCCAGCCGTGGGCGGCTGGATACGCTGCCCACCGGGCGCAACTTCTTCAGCGTGGACAACCGCTCGATTCCATCGCCCGCCGCCTGGACGCTGGGCGAAAAATCCGCCCAGGCGTTCGTCGAGCGCTACCTGCAGGATAACGGCGACTACCCACGCCGTCTGGGACTCTCCATCTGGGGCACCGCTACCATGCGCACCGGCGGCGATGACATTGCCCAGGCCTTTGCGCTGATGGGCGTGCGCCCCATCTGGTCGCTGGGCTCGCAGCGGGTGATTGATATCGAGGTGATTCCCTCCATGCTGCTAAACCGCCCGCGGGTGGATGTCACGCTGCGGGTCTCTGGCTTCTTCCGCGATGCGTTTCCCAACGTGATCCGCCTGTTCGATGCGGCGGTACAGGCGGTGGCGAGCTACGCCGAACCGGGCAACAGCAATACCATCCGCGATGCGGTAATGGCCCGCCAGCAGGTGCTGGAAAACCAGGGGCTGAGCCCCGAGATGGCCGCCCAGCAGGCAGGCTATCGGATCTTTGGCAGCAAGCCAGGGGAGTACGGCACCGGCCTTAACCGGCTGATCGACAACGGCGCCTGGGAAAATGCCGATGACCTGGCACAGGCCTACCTGGATAACGGCGCCTACGCCTACGGGCAGTTTGCCGAGTCCGGCACCGCCGCCCCGGATGCCTTCGAGCAGCAGCTTAAAGGCCTGGAAGCGGTGATGCAGAATCAGGATAACCGCGAGCACGATATCCTCGACTCCAACAGCTACTACGCCTTCCAGGGCGGCATGGCCAACGCCAGCCGCTCGCTGAGCGGCAAAACCCCGGCGATCTACCACGCTGACCACGCCAACCCGGCCCAGCCCAAGATTCGCACGCTGAAAGAGGAGCTTGCCAAGGTGATTCGCTCGCGGGTGCTCAACCCCAAGTGGATCAACGCCATGCGCGAGCACGGCTATAAAGGCGGCTTCGAGATGGCTGCCACGGTCGACTATCTATTCGCCTACGATGCCACCACCGACCTGGTCGCCGACTACCAGTACGCCCAGGTCACCGACGCCCTGGTGCTGGACGACGCCAATCAGCAGTTCCTGCGCGAGCATAACCCCTCGGCGCTGGAAGAAATGGCCGAACGCCTGCTCGAAGCCGCCCAGCGCGGCATGTGGCAGGCGCCCGGTGAGCAGGGCGATGCGCTGAAAGACTTGCTGCTGGACATGGACGAGGCCAAGGAGGTCGCGGCGGATGTCGGCTGA
- a CDS encoding cobalamin biosynthesis protein CobG: MSAEPRIKGWCPGAWQPMATGDGLLVRVRPRLGQLERGQVLALCDAAQNYGSGLIELTSRANLQLRGVTEASWPALMETLVAHELIDADPEAERRPQILLAPGWQAGDDTHKIASALNDRWQELPVVPAKVGIAIDAGKSPVLGDASADFRVERAESGGLLVRADGYSSGTAVDSIDAAVAQLIRLLAWFVESGGWDSKRMRRHHVPLPDWAPTNDWRAATGSQLPLGKHAHGVVYGLPFGRVPARVLRDAVTPADVTALQVTPWRRIWVAGASAGAIDGLISDEQDARLRIDACPGAPYCEQASVATQPLAERLSGVTQGVVHVSGCAKGCARRSPADVCLVGEAGRFNLIINGGADSTPVKTNLTETEVLSLSENLASDGQARQK; this comes from the coding sequence ATGTCGGCTGAGCCTCGCATCAAGGGCTGGTGTCCCGGTGCCTGGCAGCCGATGGCAACCGGCGATGGCTTACTGGTGCGCGTGCGCCCGCGGCTGGGCCAGCTTGAGCGTGGCCAGGTGCTGGCGCTGTGCGATGCGGCGCAGAATTACGGCAGCGGCTTGATCGAACTGACCAGCCGCGCCAATCTGCAGTTGCGCGGCGTCACCGAGGCGAGTTGGCCCGCCCTGATGGAGACCCTGGTCGCCCACGAATTGATCGATGCTGACCCGGAAGCGGAGCGTCGCCCGCAAATTCTATTGGCTCCCGGCTGGCAAGCGGGGGACGATACCCATAAAATCGCCAGCGCGCTTAACGACCGCTGGCAAGAGTTGCCGGTGGTGCCCGCCAAGGTCGGGATCGCCATTGATGCAGGTAAGTCGCCGGTGCTGGGCGATGCCTCGGCGGACTTTCGTGTCGAGCGAGCAGAGTCGGGCGGCCTGCTGGTGCGCGCCGATGGTTATTCGTCAGGCACCGCTGTTGACTCGATTGACGCCGCCGTGGCGCAGCTTATCCGCCTGCTGGCGTGGTTTGTCGAAAGTGGCGGCTGGGACAGCAAACGCATGCGGCGCCATCATGTGCCGCTGCCTGACTGGGCCCCGACCAACGATTGGCGCGCTGCAACCGGCAGCCAATTGCCCCTGGGCAAGCACGCCCACGGCGTGGTGTATGGCCTGCCGTTTGGGCGTGTGCCCGCCAGGGTGCTGCGCGATGCGGTGACGCCGGCCGACGTCACCGCCCTGCAGGTGACGCCCTGGCGGCGTATCTGGGTCGCAGGCGCCAGCGCCGGGGCCATCGACGGGTTGATCAGCGACGAGCAGGACGCCCGCTTGCGCATTGATGCCTGCCCCGGTGCGCCCTATTGCGAGCAGGCAAGCGTCGCCACCCAGCCGCTGGCCGAACGCCTGAGTGGGGTTACCCAGGGTGTAGTGCATGTATCCGGCTGCGCCAAGGGCTGCGCCCGCCGCTCACCGGCTGACGTTTGCCTGGTTGGCGAGGCAGGCCGGTTTAATCTGATTATAAATGGCGGTGCCGATAGCACGCCGGTCAAAACAAACCTCACGGAGACTGAGGTTTTGTCTTTGTCAGAAAACTTAGCGAGCGATGGTCAGGCTAGGCAAAAATAG
- a CDS encoding precorrin-8X methylmutase, translated as MPYTYETDGPAIYRESFATIRREADLGRFSRDEEPIAVRMIHASGLVELAASIHFSGDVVTHARKALEAGAPILCDARMVSEGITRKRLPADNPIICTLNDERTPTLAKEMANTRSAAALELWRPHLEGAVVAIGNAPTALFHLLNMLEDPDCPRPAAIIGCPVGFVGAAESKQALWESQVSPCCTVQGRLGGSAVTVAALNAIADRTE; from the coding sequence GTGCCCTATACCTATGAAACCGACGGCCCGGCGATTTACCGGGAGTCCTTTGCCACTATTCGCCGTGAAGCAGACCTGGGGCGGTTTTCTCGCGATGAAGAGCCGATTGCCGTGCGTATGATTCATGCCTCGGGTTTGGTGGAACTTGCCGCGTCGATTCATTTTTCGGGCGATGTCGTCACCCATGCCCGCAAAGCGCTCGAAGCGGGCGCGCCGATTTTATGCGATGCCCGCATGGTCTCAGAGGGCATCACGCGTAAACGCCTGCCTGCCGATAATCCGATTATCTGCACGCTGAATGACGAACGCACGCCGACGCTGGCCAAAGAGATGGCCAACACCCGCTCGGCGGCGGCGCTGGAGCTATGGCGGCCGCACCTTGAAGGCGCGGTAGTGGCGATTGGCAACGCGCCCACGGCGCTGTTTCATCTACTCAATATGCTCGAAGACCCCGACTGCCCGCGGCCCGCGGCGATTATCGGCTGCCCGGTGGGCTTTGTCGGTGCGGCGGAATCCAAGCAGGCGCTTTGGGAAAGCCAGGTGAGCCCCTGCTGCACGGTGCAGGGCCGCCTGGGCGGCAGCGCCGTGACCGTCGCCGCCCTCAATGCCATCGCGGACCGAACAGAATGA
- a CDS encoding precorrin-2 C(20)-methyltransferase — protein MTQGTIYGVGLGPGSQDLMSVRADRLIRGASHVAYFRKKGRTGHARGIVEGMLAPEVTELAMEYPVTTEIPFDDPRYNELLANFYERSVALLIELAEAGRDVVVLCEGDPFFYGSFMHLYTRLLDRVPVSVVPGITGMSAAWTATGQPITWGDDILTVVMATLPEATLAARIAETDALVVMKIGRNLDKLRRALAQAGREDDAWLIEYAAMRQERVQPFNDVGESVPYFSIVLIHGHGRRP, from the coding sequence ATGACCCAGGGAACCATCTACGGGGTCGGCCTCGGGCCGGGAAGCCAGGACCTGATGAGTGTGCGCGCTGATCGGCTGATCCGCGGTGCTTCTCATGTCGCCTACTTTCGCAAGAAGGGCCGTACCGGGCATGCGCGCGGCATCGTCGAGGGCATGCTGGCACCCGAGGTCACCGAGCTTGCCATGGAATATCCGGTGACCACGGAAATCCCCTTCGATGACCCACGTTATAACGAGTTGCTGGCCAACTTTTATGAGCGCAGCGTTGCGCTGTTGATCGAGCTGGCCGAGGCGGGGCGCGATGTGGTGGTGCTTTGCGAAGGCGACCCGTTCTTCTATGGCTCCTTTATGCATCTTTATACCCGGCTGCTGGACCGCGTTCCGGTCTCCGTGGTGCCGGGGATTACCGGGATGTCGGCGGCCTGGACCGCCACCGGCCAGCCGATCACCTGGGGCGACGATATCCTCACCGTGGTCATGGCCACGTTGCCGGAGGCAACGCTTGCGGCGCGCATCGCCGAGACCGATGCCCTGGTGGTGATGAAAATCGGCCGCAACCTGGACAAACTGCGCCGGGCGCTGGCCCAGGCCGGGCGCGAGGACGACGCCTGGCTGATCGAATACGCCGCCATGCGTCAGGAGCGCGTCCAGCCCTTCAATGACGTGGGCGAGAGCGTGCCCTACTTTTCTATTGTGCTGATTCACGGCCACGGGAGACGCCCATGA
- the cobJ gene encoding precorrin-3B C(17)-methyltransferase, whose amino-acid sequence MSGWLKIVGLGPGSEQMMTPEASAVLADATDVVGYVPYVERVAPRAGLIRHGSDNREEIQRAEQALTMAADGCRVAVVSSGDPGVFAMASAVFEALEAGDAHWRSLDVQVLPGISAMLAASASVGAPLGHDFCCINLSDNLKPWALIEKRLRLAAEADFAMAFYNPRSRARPEGFARTLDVLREVCVPDRLIIFARAVSTPDESIRVTTLGEATPEMADMRTLVIVGSSQTRLIERSGPEQSEPWVYTPRSVGAISQAITSSRA is encoded by the coding sequence ATGAGCGGCTGGCTGAAAATCGTCGGCTTGGGGCCGGGTAGCGAGCAGATGATGACCCCCGAGGCCTCGGCGGTGCTCGCCGATGCCACCGATGTGGTGGGCTACGTACCCTACGTGGAAAGGGTCGCGCCCAGAGCCGGGCTTATTCGCCACGGCTCGGATAACCGCGAAGAAATCCAGCGGGCCGAGCAGGCGCTGACGATGGCCGCCGACGGCTGCCGCGTGGCGGTGGTATCCTCCGGGGACCCGGGCGTGTTTGCCATGGCCTCGGCGGTGTTTGAAGCCTTGGAAGCAGGCGATGCCCATTGGCGCTCGCTGGACGTTCAGGTGCTGCCGGGGATTTCCGCCATGCTGGCCGCCAGTGCCAGCGTCGGCGCGCCGTTGGGACACGACTTCTGCTGCATTAATCTATCCGACAACCTCAAGCCCTGGGCGCTGATCGAAAAGCGCCTGCGCTTGGCCGCCGAGGCCGACTTCGCCATGGCGTTCTACAACCCGCGCTCCAGGGCGCGGCCGGAAGGCTTTGCGCGTACCTTGGATGTTTTGCGTGAAGTCTGCGTTCCGGACCGGCTAATCATTTTCGCGCGGGCCGTCTCGACTCCGGATGAGTCGATTCGCGTGACCACCCTGGGTGAGGCGACGCCGGAGATGGCGGACATGCGCACCCTGGTCATCGTGGGTTCCAGCCAGACGCGGCTCATTGAAAGAAGCGGCCCTGAACAGAGCGAGCCGTGGGTTTATACCCCCCGCTCGGTGGGCGCAATCAGCCAGGCCATTACGTCATCCAGGGCGTGA
- a CDS encoding cobalt-precorrin-6A reductase gives MNILILGGTSEASALASLLVERSIPAVYSYAGRVSTLKPQPLPTRIGGFGGVAGLVAYLQQTGITHLIDATHPFAEQMSRHALAAAEQCNVPLMAFTRPAWQPQPGDHWTSAASIDEAVNQLDGPPQRIMLAIGRQHLAAFAAMPQHHYLLRLVDHPEQPIPLPHQTITVARGPFATAGDLALLKAHAVERLVCKNAGGDGAVSKLTAARTLGLPVVMIERPTLPSRRECHALDDVMAWLIAPTERGV, from the coding sequence ATGAACATCCTGATTCTTGGCGGAACCTCAGAGGCCAGCGCCCTGGCCAGCCTGCTGGTCGAGCGTTCGATCCCGGCCGTCTATAGTTATGCGGGGCGGGTCAGCACCCTTAAGCCACAACCCTTGCCGACGCGTATTGGCGGTTTTGGCGGCGTGGCTGGCCTGGTCGCGTACCTTCAGCAAACGGGCATTACCCACCTGATTGACGCGACCCACCCCTTCGCCGAGCAGATGAGCCGCCACGCTTTGGCCGCAGCCGAACAGTGTAACGTCCCCCTGATGGCGTTCACCCGCCCGGCCTGGCAACCACAACCCGGCGATCACTGGACGAGTGCTGCCAGCATCGACGAGGCAGTGAACCAGTTGGACGGCCCGCCCCAGCGCATTATGCTGGCCATCGGGCGTCAGCACCTAGCAGCCTTTGCCGCCATGCCGCAGCATCACTATTTATTGCGGCTGGTCGATCACCCCGAGCAGCCGATACCGCTGCCCCACCAGACTATCACCGTCGCGCGCGGCCCGTTTGCCACGGCGGGCGATCTGGCCTTGCTCAAAGCTCACGCCGTTGAGCGCCTGGTGTGCAAAAACGCCGGCGGCGACGGCGCGGTGTCCAAACTCACCGCCGCCCGCACGCTCGGCCTGCCGGTGGTGATGATTGAGCGGCCCACGCTGCCCTCACGCCGGGAGTGTCACGCCCTGGATGACGTAATGGCCTGGCTGATTGCGCCCACCGAGCGGGGGGTATAA
- the cbiE gene encoding precorrin-6y C5,15-methyltransferase (decarboxylating) subunit CbiE, whose protein sequence is MFIVVNGNEVPWLTIIGWGESGTQGLTAASREALARAEVVFGARRHLRLLAPLSTELNADLRTDLKTKLREWPVPFADGIPQLLAERGRRVVMLASGDPFWFGAGTSLIAHLQPQEWQALPSPSTFSLAASRLGWPLQDCTCLGLHAKPLTRVRPYLHPGRRVLVLVRDGDAVAELARWVCQFGFADSKLTVLEALGGEHERVRAFPAAATLPDDIAHPVAVAFEVAGEGPALPLTPGLPDHFFEHDGQITKQSIRAMTLAALAPKPGERLWDIGTGSGSIAIEWLLAHPDNQAVGFEQNASRAARAVHNARQLGVDWLEVKESSAIECLSDAALPHAVFIGGGLSQALLESLWQILPSGVRIVANAVTLESEALLAHWHQQAGGELLRLELASAAPLGTRRGWKASYPIVQWRGVR, encoded by the coding sequence ATGTTCATAGTGGTTAACGGTAACGAGGTTCCCTGGCTGACGATAATAGGCTGGGGGGAGAGTGGCACACAGGGTCTCACGGCGGCAAGCCGCGAGGCGTTAGCGCGTGCCGAGGTGGTGTTTGGCGCGCGCCGACACCTGCGCCTGCTTGCACCCCTGAGCACTGAATTGAACGCCGACCTGAGAACCGACTTGAAAACCAAGCTGCGTGAATGGCCGGTGCCGTTTGCCGATGGCATCCCCCAGCTACTCGCCGAGCGCGGCCGCCGCGTGGTGATGCTGGCCTCCGGCGACCCCTTTTGGTTTGGCGCGGGCACCTCCCTCATCGCCCATCTTCAGCCTCAGGAATGGCAGGCGCTGCCGTCGCCCTCCACGTTCAGCCTGGCGGCTTCCCGCCTGGGCTGGCCACTTCAGGATTGCACCTGCCTGGGCCTGCACGCCAAGCCGTTAACCCGCGTTCGCCCCTACCTGCATCCCGGCAGGCGCGTGCTGGTGTTGGTACGCGACGGCGACGCGGTAGCGGAGCTTGCCCGGTGGGTCTGCCAATTCGGCTTTGCGGATTCAAAACTAACCGTGCTGGAAGCACTGGGCGGCGAGCACGAGCGGGTGCGTGCCTTTCCGGCAGCGGCGACGCTTCCCGATGACATCGCGCACCCAGTCGCGGTAGCGTTTGAGGTTGCAGGCGAGGGGCCCGCATTGCCGCTGACGCCTGGATTACCCGATCATTTTTTTGAGCACGACGGCCAGATCACCAAACAATCCATTCGCGCCATGACTCTCGCAGCACTTGCCCCCAAGCCCGGCGAGCGGTTGTGGGATATCGGCACCGGTTCGGGCTCAATTGCCATCGAGTGGCTGCTGGCCCACCCCGACAACCAGGCGGTAGGCTTTGAGCAGAACGCCAGCCGCGCCGCTCGCGCCGTCCATAACGCCCGGCAGCTGGGCGTCGACTGGCTGGAGGTAAAAGAGAGCAGCGCGATTGAGTGCTTAAGCGATGCAGCGCTGCCGCACGCTGTGTTTATCGGCGGTGGGCTATCCCAGGCGCTACTGGAATCGTTATGGCAAATTCTGCCGAGCGGCGTGCGTATCGTCGCCAATGCGGTGACGCTGGAGTCCGAAGCGCTGCTGGCCCACTGGCACCAGCAGGCGGGCGGCGAGCTGCTGCGCCTGGAGCTTGCCAGCGCTGCGCCGCTGGGCACCCGCCGGGGCTGGAAGGCCAGCTACCCCATTGTGCAGTGGCGGGGCGTTCGATGA
- a CDS encoding cobalamin biosynthesis protein, producing the protein MNGQALKVVGFGFRSGASLASLAGLLDTLTQRFGAIDALAATQSMCPLVQSLGQTRCLNVILVADVHLPSVTTFTQSAQSLQARGTGSVAEAVALLAAGPGAELLGPRHISADRQATAAIAIGTSL; encoded by the coding sequence ATGAACGGGCAGGCGCTAAAAGTCGTGGGCTTTGGTTTTCGCAGTGGTGCGTCGCTTGCCTCGCTGGCGGGGTTGCTCGATACGCTGACCCAGCGCTTTGGGGCCATCGACGCCCTGGCGGCCACGCAATCCATGTGCCCGCTGGTGCAAAGCCTCGGTCAGACGCGCTGCCTCAATGTCATTCTGGTCGCCGATGTGCACCTGCCAAGCGTCACTACTTTCACGCAATCCGCGCAAAGCCTGCAGGCCCGGGGTACGGGCAGCGTGGCCGAAGCGGTGGCGTTATTGGCCGCCGGACCTGGGGCAGAGCTGCTCGGCCCACGGCATATTTCCGCTGACCGGCAGGCAACGGCGGCCATCGCCATAGGAACATCATTATGA
- the cobM gene encoding precorrin-4 C(11)-methyltransferase: MTVHFIGAGPGAPDLITLRGRDLIAASPVCLYAGSLVPEELLAHCPPGARIVNTAPLSLDEIIEEIQAAHAAEQDVVRLHSGDLSVWSAMGEQTRRLSALEIPYTITPGVPAFAAAAASLGQELTLPGVAQSVVLTRTSGRASAMPDNETLANFAQTGATLAIHLSVHNLASVVASLVPYYGSDCPVAIVWRASWPDEKIIRGRLSTIEALAANTLQRTALILVGPVLESQDFQESALYAVGYDRRFRPQSADSPFANLPDEEGRDG; encoded by the coding sequence ATGACCGTACACTTCATCGGTGCCGGGCCAGGCGCCCCGGACCTGATCACGCTGCGCGGCCGCGATCTGATTGCCGCGAGCCCGGTGTGCCTCTATGCAGGCTCGCTGGTACCGGAAGAACTGCTGGCGCATTGCCCGCCAGGGGCGCGCATCGTCAACACCGCGCCACTGTCGCTGGACGAGATCATCGAGGAAATCCAGGCCGCCCACGCGGCTGAGCAGGATGTGGTGCGGCTGCACTCGGGGGATCTCTCGGTATGGTCGGCGATGGGCGAGCAGACCCGCCGCCTGAGCGCGCTTGAAATCCCCTACACCATTACCCCCGGCGTGCCCGCCTTTGCCGCCGCTGCGGCCAGTTTGGGCCAGGAACTGACCCTGCCGGGCGTGGCGCAATCGGTAGTGCTGACGCGTACCTCCGGGCGTGCCAGCGCCATGCCGGACAACGAAACCCTGGCAAACTTTGCTCAAACCGGCGCGACGCTGGCGATTCACCTGTCAGTTCATAATCTCGCAAGTGTGGTGGCGTCGCTGGTTCCTTATTATGGCAGTGACTGCCCCGTGGCCATTGTGTGGCGCGCCAGCTGGCCCGATGAAAAAATCATCAGAGGGCGCCTATCCACCATTGAAGCGCTAGCCGCCAACACGCTGCAGCGCACGGCGCTGATTCTGGTCGGGCCGGTGCTCGAGAGCCAGGACTTTCAGGAAAGCGCGCTGTACGCCGTGGGCTACGACCGCCGCTTTCGGCCACAGTCCGCGGACTCGCCGTTTGCCAACCTGCCAGACGAGGAGGGCCGCGACGGATGA